The DNA region TCTTTCCCCGTCTCCCGCGCCGTGCGCACTACATCTCAACGTCTGTTGTGGTCGTTTCAATGACTTCCGCGCCGTTTGCGGAGGCTATGTTTCCGGCTATCGGCTGCTGTGTTACAACTTCGTCCATCGCCGTTTTTACAAGCTGTGCGCCCGAACCTTCTTTGAGCCCGTCTTTGACGTAGTTCAGGATTATGTTGTGTTCCGTTCCGTCACTTTTGAGAAATTTCATTTTGAGTTTTCTCGTAGTTACTACCGCGTTTTTCATTCGTTTTCACCTCCTTTGTCTGCTCGTTTCACTCGCGCTGTAAGCTGTAAGCTTGAAGCGTTAGAACCTTTTTTACTCGTCTTTCTGCGGACGGCGCAGCCGTAGCGCAGAATCCAGTGTCTTTGCCCCGCAGGGGCTTATTTCTGACGGACAAAGCCCGTAAAGCCGCTGGACCCTGCGCAAGCCCGTTGGGCTTCGCAGGGAGACGGGGATTTTTTTGCTTTTTGCTTTTGGCTTAGTGCTTACCGCTTAATGCTCATTTTTCACTTTGCATTTTTCACTTTGCACTTTGCACTTTTCACTTTGCACTTTGCATTTTGCATTTTGCTTTCTCCTCGCGCTACTCTTCTATCAGGTCAACGCTGTTGCGTTTGACGGCGGTCGGCGCTGATACAAACAGCGGTTTGAAGCTGCCTGCTACTGTGCTGAGCGTGTTTGCCGTCGCAGTCGGCGAAATCTTGCTGACCGATACCGTTTTCTTGGCGTCGTCCACCGTCAGCGAGAATTTCATTGCCATGCTTTCGTTTTCAAACTGTGCCATGTTTTTCACCTCCTTTCGTTCACTTCGTTCACTCGCGCTATAAGCTATAAGCTTTAAGCTTGAAGCGGTAAGCTATAAGCTATAAGTTTGAAGCTTGAAAACCTTTTTAATCCGTCATACCGCAATGCTTCTGTGCGGTATCCAGTGTCTTTTTCTTCTAAAACCCCGCTCGTTTCACTCGCGTAAAGCCACTGGGCTCCGCATCGCAGTGCGGAGCAACGGGGATTTTTTTGCTTAATGCTTACTGCTTAATGCTTATTGCTTACTGCTTATAGCTTGCTTTTCTTCATTCTTCATTCTTCATTCTTCATTGCTTTTCACTTTCTCCCTCCACTATATAAATAGGCTTTCAGGGTTAAAAAATGGAAACCCTTTCGTTTTCTGTTTTGCCGCTGAAAGCAGTTTTCATGCGGTTTTACAGTCACGGGGGTTTCCATTTTCGGTGGCATGCAGCCTATTTATACAGTAGAGAGGGTTGACGATTTTTCGTCGGGCATGGCTTTTCTGAGACAGTTGTATGACCTGCCGAGGTCTGTTTTTGCGGCTGTTTCTCGGCAGAGAAGCTACGCCTTATACATCTCTCACGCATTACGTGATGCGGCTCCAAACGGAGGTAAGCCCGTTGCTTTTCAGCTAAAGCTCTGCAACACTTCGGTAACGGCACGCTTAGCGGTCGG from Candidatus Equadaptatus faecalis includes:
- a CDS encoding DUF2922 domain-containing protein codes for the protein MKNAVVTTRKLKMKFLKSDGTEHNIILNYVKDGLKEGSGAQLVKTAMDEVVTQQPIAGNIASANGAEVIETTTTDVEM